One window from the genome of Lepisosteus oculatus isolate fLepOcu1 chromosome 25, fLepOcu1.hap2, whole genome shotgun sequence encodes:
- the LOC102686990 gene encoding leucine-rich repeat-containing protein 15-like has translation MWPLTCLFLLLLLGGLALSCPRECLCHTSDGILTVDCAGRALHGLPQDIPGDVGVLILKNNSLDRLPASAFHNFTQLQALHLQSNRLESLPEDLFLPLPQLTHLYLYGNQLTRLPDRIFAPLQNLERLHLNGNHLSRFSDALFSSLPRLKTLVLARNRLESLSPGSFRNLQSLTVLSLSSNGLASLHPGLFSGLQALRVCALYDNKLSAVPAAVFRGLRSLSWLSLARNAVRQLPASLFQQTGLQHLYAYDNQLQTIEAKMLEPLVHLKTLDLRQNSLEQLPEGLFDNASNLTTVRLQGNSWQCDCNVRYLRQWLISNRQLADQPLCMSPPAVRNLPVTDISEAHVSRC, from the coding sequence ATGTGGCCGCTAACCTGTCtcttcctcctgctcctccttgGTGGCCTTGCCCTGTCCTGTCCCAGGGAGTGCCTCTGCCACACCTCAGATGGCATCCTGACGGTGGACTGCGCCGGGAGGGCACTGCATGGCCTCCCCCAGGACATCCCAGGAGATGTGGGCGTCCTAATCCTCAAGAACAACTCCCTGGATCGCCTGCCTGCTTCTGCCTTCCACAACTTCACCCAGCTGCAGGCTCTCCATCTCCAGAGTAACAGGCTTGAGAGCTTGCCTGAAGACCTCTTCCTTCCCCTCCCTCAGCTCACCCACCTCTATCTCTACGGCAACCAGCTGACGCGGCTCCCGGATCGCATTTTCGCCCCTCTGCAGAATCTCGAGCGCCTTCATTTGAACGGCAACCACCTCTCTCGATTTTCAGACGCCCTGTTCTCTTCTCTGCCTCGCCTCAAGACCTTGGTCTTGGCGAGAAACAGGCTGGAGAGCCTCTCTCCTGGCTCTTTCCGGAACCTGCAGTCCCTCacggtcctgtctctctcctccaaCGGCCTGGCCTCCCTGCACCCCGGCCTCTTCAGCGGCCTGCAGGCGCTCCGCGTGTGCGCGCTGTACGACAACAAGCTGAGCGCGGTCCCCGCCGCCGTGTTCCGGGGCCTCCGCAGCCTGTCCTGGCTCTCGCTGGCCAGGAATGCTGTCCGCCAGCTGCCGGCCAGTCTTTTCCAGCAAACGGGCCTCCAGCACCTGTACGCGTACGACAACCAGCTGCAGACCATTGAAGCCAAGATGTTGGAACCCCTCGTTCATCTGAAAACACTCGACCTACGGCAGAACAGCCTGGAGCAGCTCCCGGAAGGGCTGTTCGATAATGCGTCGAATCTGACGACTGTGCGACTTCAGGGAAACTCATGGCAGTGTGACTGCAACGTCAGGTATCTTCGGCAATGGCTGATTAGCAACAGGCAGCTGGCAGACCAGCCTCTCTGCATGAGCCCTCCTGCCGTCAGGAACCTGCCTGTGACGGACATTTCAGAGGCTCACGTATCGCGCTGCTGA